In a single window of the uncultured Dysgonomonas sp. genome:
- a CDS encoding bifunctional nuclease domain-containing protein, with product MDDRIKLSVLGFSFNQTQSGAYGLVLAEEDGVRRLMIVVGTPEAQSIAFKLQGSYPPRPLTHDLFRSLLHQFGIILREVEIYKYENGVFFSRMILSQGDKNIQIESRTSDAVGIALRTKSPIFTTEAIMQEQAIVFDENSIQDATSPEDERDHLALDYSLLNQDELETLLKDAIDGEDYELASLLRDELKRKGKK from the coding sequence ATGGATGACAGAATAAAATTATCAGTTTTAGGTTTCTCTTTCAACCAGACACAATCAGGGGCATACGGTCTGGTTCTGGCTGAAGAAGATGGTGTACGCCGGCTGATGATTGTAGTGGGCACTCCCGAGGCTCAGTCTATAGCTTTCAAATTGCAAGGCTCTTATCCTCCGAGACCTCTTACCCATGATTTGTTTCGTTCGCTGTTACATCAATTTGGTATCATTCTGCGCGAAGTGGAAATTTATAAATATGAGAATGGAGTTTTCTTCTCCCGCATGATATTAAGTCAGGGAGATAAAAACATTCAGATAGAATCCAGAACATCCGATGCAGTGGGAATTGCATTGAGGACGAAATCTCCTATATTTACAACGGAAGCCATTATGCAGGAGCAAGCGATCGTATTTGATGAGAACTCTATTCAGGATGCAACTAGTCCGGAAGATGAAAGGGATCACCTGGCTCTGGATTATTCTCTCCTTAACCAAGATGAACTGGAAACTCTGCTGAAAGATGCAATTGACGGAGAGGATTACGAATTGGCATCTTTGCTTAGAGATGAATTGAAACGAAAAGGCAAGAAATAA
- a CDS encoding DUF1080 domain-containing protein: MNNLTSSKILILGFTALLFWACGNKPSNNEDGWETLLDKNMSEWESYLSYEMKNSYNGSIPQNANGDTIQPIGYNTSYKDVFTVVSDENNDPVLRISGEVYGCVFTKESYRNYHLRLKMRWGEMKWEPRLNKAYDSGILYHSQGEPGIDYWRSWMLSHEFQLIESSPEGNNGDYWCIGKTQMDVRVRNDSGKMVFDPQAPLTTMGAGIPDGYYCAVNKPNGKPRGEWNDIDLICFEGKSLHIVNGEVVMALSNLRYTDENNITHPLDEGKIQLQSEAGEVFFKDIKIRKITEIPSQYGKYFK; encoded by the coding sequence ATGAATAATCTTACATCTTCTAAAATCCTAATTTTAGGGTTTACAGCACTTCTGTTTTGGGCCTGTGGCAATAAGCCTTCGAATAATGAAGACGGCTGGGAAACGCTTCTTGACAAAAACATGTCTGAATGGGAATCATATCTGAGCTATGAAATGAAAAATAGCTATAATGGTAGCATACCCCAAAATGCCAATGGTGATACAATTCAACCGATTGGCTATAATACAAGCTATAAAGATGTCTTTACAGTTGTATCTGACGAAAACAATGATCCCGTTCTGAGGATCAGCGGAGAAGTTTACGGTTGCGTTTTCACAAAAGAGAGCTACCGGAATTACCATCTCAGACTGAAAATGAGATGGGGAGAGATGAAATGGGAACCCCGCCTGAATAAAGCTTACGATTCGGGTATACTTTATCATTCGCAAGGTGAACCGGGTATAGATTACTGGAGGAGCTGGATGCTAAGCCACGAATTCCAGCTTATAGAAAGCAGTCCGGAAGGCAATAATGGCGATTACTGGTGCATCGGCAAAACTCAAATGGATGTACGTGTGCGAAACGATTCGGGAAAGATGGTTTTCGATCCCCAAGCACCGCTAACCACAATGGGAGCCGGTATTCCTGATGGTTATTATTGTGCTGTAAACAAACCTAATGGCAAGCCTAGGGGGGAATGGAACGACATTGATCTGATCTGCTTCGAGGGTAAAAGCCTTCATATTGTGAATGGGGAGGTTGTAATGGCCTTGTCTAATTTAAGATATACAGACGAAAACAATATAACTCATCCTCTGGACGAAGGCAAAATACAGTTACAAAGCGAAGCTGGTGAAGTGTTTTTCAAAGATATCAAAATACGGAAAATCACTGAGATACCTTCCCAATACGGCAAATATTTCAAATGA
- a CDS encoding DUF4831 family protein: MRYYISLLLFLLIGANYGTAQNTVKMSAVKANDYGVAYSLPKTSLVITVDYTKKTRKAGEFFQYAERYLSISNPITEDAVSYTLDKLDATAKGVVDKDKSYLVEFRSNTTAPFVTLTKDGLICAINDDYTFPKEETKGDASVTSASLPNPRSFLSEEILRAGSTAKQAELIAKQIYRLRESRNNILTGDADNMPPDGNAYKLVMTQLEEQEKALTAMFAGTETAEAGTKEFVVIPDEKNIDNRIIFRFSSKLGVVGADDLSGSPVALTLKNKEPRQVQVLTPKEEKDMEKKFSAGIIYNIPGKASLQISYNGRNYVQKDCDIVQYGVQDVLVPKMFDNNKLPIKVIFYPDMGAIKQIIQ; this comes from the coding sequence ATGAGATATTATATAAGTTTATTATTGTTCCTCCTTATCGGGGCCAACTACGGGACAGCCCAGAACACAGTGAAGATGAGTGCTGTGAAAGCAAATGATTATGGTGTTGCCTATTCGCTGCCAAAAACATCGCTGGTAATTACTGTAGATTATACAAAAAAAACACGTAAAGCCGGAGAATTTTTTCAGTATGCCGAGCGCTATCTGAGTATTTCTAATCCTATAACAGAAGATGCGGTATCTTATACATTGGATAAACTAGATGCAACTGCAAAAGGTGTAGTTGATAAAGATAAATCATACCTTGTGGAATTCAGGTCGAATACTACTGCTCCATTTGTAACGCTTACAAAAGATGGCCTGATATGTGCTATCAACGATGATTATACATTTCCAAAAGAAGAAACTAAAGGAGACGCTTCTGTAACCTCGGCAAGCCTTCCAAATCCGCGCAGTTTCCTGTCGGAAGAGATATTGAGAGCCGGTTCTACTGCGAAGCAGGCCGAACTGATAGCCAAACAGATTTATCGGTTGCGCGAAAGCCGTAACAATATACTTACCGGAGATGCCGATAATATGCCGCCTGATGGTAACGCATATAAACTGGTAATGACTCAACTGGAAGAACAGGAGAAAGCACTCACAGCCATGTTTGCAGGCACAGAAACAGCGGAAGCGGGAACAAAGGAGTTTGTTGTAATCCCTGATGAAAAGAATATAGACAACCGTATTATCTTCCGTTTCTCGTCTAAGTTGGGTGTTGTAGGTGCCGATGATCTTTCCGGTTCTCCTGTGGCCCTTACTTTAAAGAATAAAGAGCCAAGACAAGTACAGGTACTTACCCCTAAGGAAGAGAAAGATATGGAAAAGAAATTCTCGGCAGGAATAATTTATAATATTCCGGGAAAAGCCAGTCTGCAGATATCATACAACGGACGAAACTATGTACAAAAAGATTGTGACATTGTACAATACGGTGTACAGGATGTACTCGTTCCAAAGATGTTTGATAACAATAAATTACCTATAAAGGTTATCTTCTATCCTGATATGGGAGCTATAAAGCAGATTATTCAATAA
- a CDS encoding CYTH domain-containing protein: MALEIERKFLVRGDFKQYAYAHEEIVQGYLSSVPERTVRIRIKGDKAYITIKGAGDESGMSRYEWEKEIPGEEARELIKLCEPGIIDKVRYYIRNGIRKFEVDEFYGENEGLIMAEIELADKEEGFDRPDWLGAEVTGDSRYYNSSLVKDPYSEWKNND, encoded by the coding sequence ATGGCTTTAGAAATAGAACGGAAGTTTTTAGTCAGAGGCGACTTTAAGCAATATGCTTATGCACACGAGGAGATCGTGCAGGGCTACTTGTCTTCTGTGCCTGAACGTACCGTCCGTATCCGTATAAAAGGAGATAAAGCGTATATTACGATTAAAGGTGCAGGGGATGAGTCGGGCATGTCCCGTTACGAGTGGGAGAAAGAAATACCCGGAGAGGAAGCCCGCGAGTTGATAAAGCTATGCGAACCGGGTATTATCGATAAAGTGCGCTATTATATCAGGAATGGAATCCGTAAATTTGAGGTGGACGAATTTTATGGCGAAAACGAAGGGCTTATAATGGCCGAGATAGAACTGGCCGATAAAGAAGAAGGCTTTGACAGGCCCGACTGGTTGGGAGCGGAAGTGACAGGAGACAGCCGTTACTATAATTCATCTTTAGTAAAAGATCCTTACAGCGAATGGAAAAATAATGATTGA
- a CDS encoding DMT family transporter encodes MIANKRYWYHIIAIFTVIVWGTTFVSTKILIGYGLSPVEIFLYRFVLAYIGIWFFCPRTLFANSKKDELLCVAAGLTGGALYFVFENTALGITLASNVSLIVCTSPIFTALLTFLFYKKEPLRPRLITGSLVALVGMALVVFNGSFILQINPLGDMLTVLAALSWAFYGIILKQLNGRYSTLFITRKVFFYGIITMLPFSLMDSATFTPSLLINPVIASNLIFLGLIASLLCFIAWNSAVKELGVVQTSNYIYFVPLVTLLTSAIVIDEHITIVALFGSVFILLGVYVAENGFKLKFKPG; translated from the coding sequence ATGATTGCAAACAAAAGATATTGGTATCATATTATCGCCATCTTCACGGTGATAGTATGGGGGACGACATTTGTATCCACAAAAATACTGATCGGATATGGCCTTTCTCCTGTCGAGATATTCCTTTACCGCTTTGTGCTGGCTTACATTGGAATATGGTTTTTCTGTCCACGCACTCTTTTTGCAAACAGCAAGAAAGATGAACTGTTGTGCGTTGCTGCCGGACTGACAGGAGGCGCATTATATTTTGTATTTGAAAATACGGCTTTGGGTATAACACTGGCTTCCAACGTTTCACTGATAGTATGTACTTCACCTATTTTCACCGCCTTGCTGACATTCCTTTTCTACAAAAAAGAGCCATTAAGACCCCGTCTTATTACGGGATCGCTGGTCGCGCTTGTAGGTATGGCTTTGGTTGTTTTCAATGGTAGTTTTATTTTGCAGATCAATCCTCTTGGCGACATGCTGACAGTATTGGCTGCCTTGTCCTGGGCTTTCTACGGCATTATACTCAAACAGCTGAACGGAAGATACTCCACCTTGTTTATTACCCGGAAAGTTTTCTTTTACGGAATTATAACCATGCTGCCTTTCTCCCTGATGGATTCTGCTACATTCACTCCCTCTTTGCTCATCAATCCCGTAATAGCATCAAATCTCATCTTTCTCGGGTTAATAGCGTCGCTGCTGTGTTTTATCGCATGGAACAGCGCCGTGAAAGAATTAGGAGTGGTGCAAACATCTAATTATATCTATTTCGTACCACTTGTCACATTACTCACATCTGCAATTGTTATCGATGAACATATCACTATTGTAGCACTGTTTGGCTCCGTATTCATCCTGTTGGGTGTCTATGTGGCAGAGAATGGCTTCAAGTTGAAATTCAAGCCCGGATAA
- a CDS encoding GNAT family N-acetyltransferase, whose translation MMVIETARLRIVPLSAEQFRLLLLGEDRMEIEMGLVPSGECLDKHVQQAMEYQYQKALSDTDNFIWLTNRQIILKSENKAIASANFKNSPQENACVEIGYGTNTRYRNKGYMTEAVQAMCEWALSQPEVKSVTAETEKGNIASHRVLQKCGFVNYQKNENSLWWKLHSVKNSNMNDLKIRKIKDEEQAEVYNLIKTAFETAKVKDGDEQDFAQELRQGNNYIPEMDLVAKVNNKIAGQIMFTKTYVTRADNSKTEALLIAPISVLLEYRNSGIGSALIREGFRLAREMGYKAVFLCGDPAYYHRFGFKPTSAYGIWHILGFPEENVMVCELVDATLEGMDGTVDFC comes from the coding sequence ATGATGGTTATAGAAACAGCACGATTGAGAATTGTTCCGCTATCGGCGGAGCAATTCCGTCTACTCTTACTCGGAGAAGACAGAATGGAAATAGAAATGGGGTTGGTGCCTTCCGGAGAATGCCTCGATAAACATGTCCAACAGGCCATGGAGTATCAATACCAAAAAGCATTATCAGATACAGATAACTTTATCTGGCTTACCAACAGGCAAATCATATTAAAATCAGAGAATAAAGCCATCGCCAGTGCCAATTTTAAAAATTCACCGCAGGAAAATGCATGTGTTGAAATAGGATATGGTACAAATACCCGTTACCGCAATAAAGGTTACATGACTGAAGCCGTACAGGCAATGTGCGAATGGGCATTAAGTCAACCGGAAGTAAAATCCGTAACAGCAGAGACCGAAAAAGGTAATATCGCGTCACACAGGGTATTGCAGAAATGCGGCTTTGTAAATTATCAAAAAAATGAAAATAGCCTATGGTGGAAACTCCATTCAGTAAAAAACAGCAATATGAATGATCTGAAAATAAGAAAAATTAAAGATGAAGAACAAGCCGAAGTATACAATCTTATAAAGACAGCCTTTGAAACAGCAAAAGTAAAGGATGGCGACGAACAGGACTTCGCCCAAGAATTACGGCAGGGTAACAATTATATTCCTGAGATGGATTTGGTTGCAAAAGTGAATAATAAAATAGCCGGACAAATCATGTTCACAAAAACATATGTAACCAGAGCCGACAACAGCAAAACGGAAGCCCTTCTGATTGCACCCATTTCCGTCCTTCTCGAATACAGGAATTCGGGTATCGGCTCTGCATTAATTCGTGAAGGTTTTAGGCTTGCACGCGAGATGGGCTATAAAGCCGTTTTCCTTTGTGGTGATCCGGCATACTATCACCGGTTTGGATTTAAGCCCACATCGGCATATGGCATATGGCATATACTGGGATTCCCTGAAGAGAATGTGATGGTATGCGAACTGGTTGATGCTACACTTGAAGGTATGGACGGGACTGTAGATTTTTGTTAA
- a CDS encoding class I SAM-dependent methyltransferase, protein MSKEIKTTQKEIKLVEDFDLIFDFYKLVNRQGPGSIEITKQALNFIPDISVNSKIADIGCGTGGQTITLAENTSGHITAIDLSEKFIEILDKNVKHTGFEDRFTNLIGSMEDLPFSDNELDLIWAEGSIYHIGFEKGLREWHQYLKPGGYIAVSEVSWITKERPQEIEEFWTLNYDGVDTIPNKVAVMQDTGYIPVAHFVLPVNCWLENFYDLVEAAVGPFLKQQNNSEEAKQFVESQLTEINLYKKYKDYYSYVFYIGQKI, encoded by the coding sequence ATGAGTAAAGAAATAAAAACAACGCAAAAAGAAATAAAACTGGTAGAAGATTTTGATTTGATATTCGACTTTTACAAGTTAGTAAACAGGCAAGGGCCGGGAAGCATAGAGATAACTAAGCAAGCCTTGAATTTTATACCAGATATCTCTGTCAACTCAAAGATCGCAGATATTGGTTGCGGTACAGGAGGGCAAACTATCACACTTGCAGAAAATACCTCAGGACATATTACAGCCATCGACTTATCGGAAAAATTTATAGAAATACTGGATAAAAATGTCAAACACACCGGATTTGAAGACAGGTTCACTAACCTTATAGGTTCGATGGAAGATCTTCCTTTTTCAGATAATGAACTCGATCTTATCTGGGCCGAAGGCTCTATTTATCATATAGGCTTCGAAAAAGGACTGCGCGAATGGCATCAATATCTTAAGCCGGGAGGATATATCGCAGTGTCGGAAGTGTCGTGGATTACAAAAGAACGGCCGCAGGAAATAGAAGAATTCTGGACGTTGAACTATGACGGGGTCGACACTATTCCTAATAAAGTAGCTGTAATGCAGGATACAGGCTATATACCTGTCGCTCATTTTGTATTACCTGTAAATTGCTGGCTCGAAAACTTCTACGATTTAGTAGAAGCGGCAGTAGGCCCATTCCTGAAACAACAAAATAATAGTGAAGAAGCCAAACAGTTTGTAGAAAGCCAGCTGACAGAGATCAATTTGTATAAGAAATATAAAGATTACTACAGCTATGTATTCTATATCGGACAAAAAATCTGA